From a single Hippoglossus stenolepis isolate QCI-W04-F060 chromosome 2, HSTE1.2, whole genome shotgun sequence genomic region:
- the fip1l1b gene encoding pre-mRNA 3'-end-processing factor FIP1 isoform X2 produces MSAEEADKTTTTDASAGDEEEEWLYGDESESKDEDEEAKLNAAVSAPADASTEDAAAHATGNGVASEATGEGAAEDVDSDSDSDDDDDDVRVTIGDIKTGAPQYTTYGAAPVNLNIKTTGSRPYGQVTSKMKGVDLDAPGSINGVAVVEADMESFEEKPWRKPGADLSDYFNYGFNEETWKAYCEKQKRLRMGLEVSTVSSGTSKITVQQGRTGNDKDISILPVHTSKPDFTSPINLYKTAISQVTRISPPQWAGPPVPDMSYYAKSGIIDVIGGQTATISRVEGRRRHNLEGNNITVISEHTTSDAEPTPAKIPTFFPPGPLPPNIPPPPFLPPPPNVSTAPPLIPPPRLPITVPPPGFPPPPSGPPPAIIPNMDSGHPGGYDGRPVPPYPFPQGAYPPPMTGGAPPPWPPMMDNSKPWDYYPRREEKREKDRERPRERTHEREREREHSPSAMSYTSDEERYRYREYQERGYVERHRERTSREKEERHRERRHREKEEGRHKSSRSSSRRRHDSEEGDSHRRHKHKKSKRSKEGKEAGEEISADQENQEAME; encoded by the exons ATGTCTGCGGAGGAGGCGGACAAAACAACCACCACTGATGCCAGCGccggagacgaggaggaggaatggCTGTATGGAG ATGAGTCTGAGAGCAAAGACGAGGATGAAGAAGCCAAACTGAACGCAGCAGTCAG TGCACCTGCTGATGCTTCCACAGAGGATGCTGCTGCACACGCAACAGGAAATGGAGTGGCCTCTGAG GCCAcaggtgaaggagcagctgaggaCGTGGACAGTGATAGTGACAGcgatgatgacgacgatgacGTCCGAGTCACCATTGGAGACATTAAAACCGGAGCACCACAATACAC AACTTATGGAGCTGCTCCTGTAAATCTCAACATAAAGACAACAGGCTCCCGACCTTATGGACAAG TGACTTCAAAGATGAAGGGAGTGGATCTTGATGCTCCTGGAAGCATCAATGGGGTTGCAGTGGTGGAGGCGGACATGGAGTCATTTGAAGAGAAACCCTGGAGGAAGCCAg gAGCGGATCTGTCCGACTACTTTAACTATGGCTTCAATGAAGAAACGTGGAAGGCGTActgtgaaaaacagaagaggCTGCGTATGGGTCTGGAGGTCTCTACAGTCAGTTCAGGGACGAGCAAGATCACA GTTCAGCAAGGCAGGACAGGCAACGACAAAGACATATCCATTTTGCCTGTTCATACCTCGAAGCCAGACTTCACGTCTCCCATCAACCTGTACAAGACTGCCATCAGTCAGGTCACCAG GATCTCTCCCCCTCAGTGGGCCGGCCCGCCTGTTCCGGACATGTCCTATTATGC GAAGAGTGGTATCATAGATGTGATTGGTGGACAGACGGCCACCATCAGCAGGGTGGAAGGTCGACGCAGACACAACCTGGAGGGCAACAATATCACG gtgaTCTCTGAACACACCACGTCAGATGCTGAGCCCACTCCAGCTAAGATTCCCACCTTCTTCCCTCCAGGACCTCTTCCTCCGAACATACCCCCACCTCCATTTCTCCCTCCGCCACCAAATGTCAGCACTGCACCCCCACTCATCCCCCCACCCA GGTTGCCCATTACTGTCCCTCCCCCTggttttcctcctccacctagTGGGCCCCCACCTGCAATCATCCCCAATATGGACAG TGGCCACCCTGGAGGTTATGATGGACGCCCTGTTCCTCCTTATCCGTTCCCTCAAG GTGCTTACCCTCCACCTATGACTGGAGGTGCGCCTCCTCCATGGCCCCCAATGATGGACAACTCGAAACCCTGGGATTATTATCCCCGccgagaagaaaagagagagaaggacagagagaggccCAGGGAGAGGACGCATGAGCGGGAAAGAGAAAGGGAGCACAGTCCTTCAGCTATGAGCTACACTAG CGACGAGGAGCGTTATCGTTACCGCGAGTACCAGGAGCGTGGTTACGTAGAGCGCCATCGTGAACGGACGAGTcgagagaaagaggaaagacacagagagaggcggcaccgagagaaagaggagggacgCCACAAGTCCTCTCGCAg cagcagcaggaggagacacGACAGCGAGGAGGGCGACAGCCACCGGAGGCACAAACACAAGAAGAGCAAGAGAAGCAAGGAGGGCAAAGAGGCCGGCGAGGAGATCAGCGCAGACCAAGAGAACCAGGAGGCCATGGAGTAG
- the LOC118120752 gene encoding uncharacterized protein LOC118120752, with protein sequence MMMEVVYVAVAALSLLSVGQSAPVTSCETLIQPVVIQGRDQLLGKWIYIAESTTFPGSRLLTDRFLESGWGKTTAANESDAINHYQVQKMFGRCFSVRTKLTLQNSTLYMVKPYSSAVTLLNTGCFDCLVFHSRFTLGGSTYIGLQLLSRRSGVSVAEKEEFIKQVECLNLPAAAFMDPEKGLCPDDSLAEESETTDLSSAIEDMSSKVLSVLGDIANSEGGMETLIKQISRGRA encoded by the exons ATGATGATGGAGGTTGTTTATGTTGCCGTGGCTGCGCTCAGTCTTCTGTCTGTCGGACAGTCGGCTCCTGTGACGAGCTGTGAGACTCTAATCCAACCTGTTGTAATCCAGGGAAGAGACCAG CTGCTGGGGAAATGGATATACATAGCAGAAAGCACAACCTTTCCAGGGTCCAGGTTGCTGACCGATCGGTTTTTGGAAAGCGGCTGGGGCAAAACCACGGCTGCCAACGAGAGTGATGCCATCAATCATTATCAAGTTCAAAAAAT GTTTGGCCGATGCTTCTCTGTCAGAACTAAGCTGACCTTGCAAAACAGCACTCTGTATATGG TGAAACCTTACTCTTCTGCTGTCACCCTGCTGAATACTGGCTGCTTCGACTGCCTTGTTTTCCACTCAAGATTCACCCTTGGAGGAAGCACATACATCGGCCTGCAGCTCCTGA GCAGGAGAAGTGGAGTGTCTGTTGCTGAGAAGGAGGAGTTTATCAAGCAGGTAGAGTGTCTGAACTTACCAGCAGCTGCTTTCATGGACCCAGAGAAAG GTTTGTGTCCAGATGATTCTCTCGCCGAAGAAAGCGAGACTACTGATCTGTCGAGTGCCATTGAGGACATGAGCTCTAAGGTGTTAAGCGTGCTTGGCGACATTGCAAACAGCGAGGGTGGAATGGAGACCCTGATCAAACAGATCTCCAGGGGAAGAGCATGA
- the rhbdd2 gene encoding rhomboid domain-containing protein 2 — protein sequence MTVMDYLKIMSEVVKDLVPVITCGVFTLALLSCALFFIQTYFSLTQGFLSVGAAVFQSGHIHRLFVFPVYHRSLAQLLLNITALVFLCGSLEKGVGTVRFLSVFLLLSTTTGLCYSFLDLLLQGDSSQTHTEGLVPVALACVALTTMHTKVTKGFLCGVSFPAMALPWVFLILATALFPHCVLPCNVIAILVGWMYGKGWFSLLEVSEARAGVVEKLMPFRLLRSICGVLFVPASAEERRKTLLPQINPTPGSYPVQAYAPISSIKPAATVTYEGWPNSKSALSGPTPPLHSHGHGPTHNLGLSHGHSCNHSHHAHSHGQL from the coding sequence ATGACAGTTATGGATTACTTGAAAATAATGTCAGAGGTTGTAAAAGACCTGGTTCCTGTCATCACCTGTGGTGTTTTCACACTGGCCCTGCTATCATGTGCTTTGTTCTTTATTCAAACGTACTTCAGCTTAACTCAGGGTTTCCTCAGTGTCGGCGCCGCTGTTTTCCAAAGTGGACACATCCACAGACTCTTCGTGTTCCCCGTCTATCATAGAAGTTTagctcagctgctcctgaacATCACAGCCCTGGTGTTCCTCTGTGGCAGCCTGGAGAAAGGTGTGGGCACCGTCcgcttcctgtctgtcttcctgctgctgtccacCACCACCGGCCTGTGTTACAGcttcctggatctgctgctgcagggcgACAGCAGCCAGACTCACACCGAGGGCCTGGTCCCTGTGGCCCTGGCCTGTGTGGCTCTGACCACCATGCACACCAAGGTGACCAAAGGGTTCCTGTGTGGAGTCAGTTTCCCCGCCATGGCTCTCCCCTGGGTGTTCCTCATCCTCGCCACCGCCCTCTTTCCTCACTGTGTGCTCCCCTGTAATGTCATTGCCATCCTGGTCGGGTGGATGTACGGGAAAGGATGGTTCTCTCTTCTGGAAGTGTCAGAGGCCAGGGCAGGTGTTGTGGAGAAGCTGATGCCATTCAGGCTGCTGAGGAGCATCTGCGGTGTCCTGTTTGTCCCTGCCTCCgcagaagaaaggaggaagaccCTGCTTCCACAGATCAATCCAACACCAGGATCCTACCCGGTCCAGGCTTATGCTCCAATATCAAGCATTAAGCCTGCTGCTACTGTGACGTACGAAGGCTGGCCCAACTCAAAGAGTGCTCTGTCTGgtcccactcctcctcttcattctcACGGACATGGACCGACACATAACTTAGGACTCAGTCACGGCCACAGCTGCAACCACAGCCACCACGCTCACAGCCACGGTCAGCTTTAG
- the fip1l1b gene encoding pre-mRNA 3'-end-processing factor FIP1 isoform X1, which produces MSAEEADKTTTTDASAGDEEEEWLYGDESESKDEDEEAKLNAAVSAPADASTEDAAAHATGNGVASEATGEGAAEDVDSDSDSDDDDDDVRVTIGDIKTGAPQYTTYGAAPVNLNIKTTGSRPYGQVTSKMKGVDLDAPGSINGVAVVEADMESFEEKPWRKPGADLSDYFNYGFNEETWKAYCEKQKRLRMGLEVSTVSSGTSKITVQQGRTGNDKDISILPVHTSKPDFTSPINLYKTAISQVTRISPPQWAGPPVPDMSYYAKSGIIDVIGGQTATISRVEGRRRHNLEGNNITVISEHTTSDAEPTPAKIPTFFPPGPLPPNIPPPPFLPPPPNVSTAPPLIPPPRLPITVPPPGFPPPPSGPPPAIIPNMDSGHPGGYDGRPVPPYPFPQGAYPPPMTGGAPPPWPPMMDNSKPWDYYPRREEKREKDRERPRERTHEREREREHSPSAMSYTSDEERYRYREYQERGYVERHRERTSREKEERHRERRHREKEEGRHKSSRSSSSRRRHDSEEGDSHRRHKHKKSKRSKEGKEAGEEISADQENQEAME; this is translated from the exons ATGTCTGCGGAGGAGGCGGACAAAACAACCACCACTGATGCCAGCGccggagacgaggaggaggaatggCTGTATGGAG ATGAGTCTGAGAGCAAAGACGAGGATGAAGAAGCCAAACTGAACGCAGCAGTCAG TGCACCTGCTGATGCTTCCACAGAGGATGCTGCTGCACACGCAACAGGAAATGGAGTGGCCTCTGAG GCCAcaggtgaaggagcagctgaggaCGTGGACAGTGATAGTGACAGcgatgatgacgacgatgacGTCCGAGTCACCATTGGAGACATTAAAACCGGAGCACCACAATACAC AACTTATGGAGCTGCTCCTGTAAATCTCAACATAAAGACAACAGGCTCCCGACCTTATGGACAAG TGACTTCAAAGATGAAGGGAGTGGATCTTGATGCTCCTGGAAGCATCAATGGGGTTGCAGTGGTGGAGGCGGACATGGAGTCATTTGAAGAGAAACCCTGGAGGAAGCCAg gAGCGGATCTGTCCGACTACTTTAACTATGGCTTCAATGAAGAAACGTGGAAGGCGTActgtgaaaaacagaagaggCTGCGTATGGGTCTGGAGGTCTCTACAGTCAGTTCAGGGACGAGCAAGATCACA GTTCAGCAAGGCAGGACAGGCAACGACAAAGACATATCCATTTTGCCTGTTCATACCTCGAAGCCAGACTTCACGTCTCCCATCAACCTGTACAAGACTGCCATCAGTCAGGTCACCAG GATCTCTCCCCCTCAGTGGGCCGGCCCGCCTGTTCCGGACATGTCCTATTATGC GAAGAGTGGTATCATAGATGTGATTGGTGGACAGACGGCCACCATCAGCAGGGTGGAAGGTCGACGCAGACACAACCTGGAGGGCAACAATATCACG gtgaTCTCTGAACACACCACGTCAGATGCTGAGCCCACTCCAGCTAAGATTCCCACCTTCTTCCCTCCAGGACCTCTTCCTCCGAACATACCCCCACCTCCATTTCTCCCTCCGCCACCAAATGTCAGCACTGCACCCCCACTCATCCCCCCACCCA GGTTGCCCATTACTGTCCCTCCCCCTggttttcctcctccacctagTGGGCCCCCACCTGCAATCATCCCCAATATGGACAG TGGCCACCCTGGAGGTTATGATGGACGCCCTGTTCCTCCTTATCCGTTCCCTCAAG GTGCTTACCCTCCACCTATGACTGGAGGTGCGCCTCCTCCATGGCCCCCAATGATGGACAACTCGAAACCCTGGGATTATTATCCCCGccgagaagaaaagagagagaaggacagagagaggccCAGGGAGAGGACGCATGAGCGGGAAAGAGAAAGGGAGCACAGTCCTTCAGCTATGAGCTACACTAG CGACGAGGAGCGTTATCGTTACCGCGAGTACCAGGAGCGTGGTTACGTAGAGCGCCATCGTGAACGGACGAGTcgagagaaagaggaaagacacagagagaggcggcaccgagagaaagaggagggacgCCACAAGTCCTCTCGCAg cagcagcagcaggaggagacacGACAGCGAGGAGGGCGACAGCCACCGGAGGCACAAACACAAGAAGAGCAAGAGAAGCAAGGAGGGCAAAGAGGCCGGCGAGGAGATCAGCGCAGACCAAGAGAACCAGGAGGCCATGGAGTAG
- the chic2 gene encoding cysteine-rich hydrophobic domain-containing protein 2, which translates to MMEDFDEIYEEEEEEEDEDRAAEEQLLKYAPDPVVVRGSGHVTVFGLSNKFESEFPSALTGKVAPEEFKASINRVNSCLRKTLPVNVRWLLCGCLCCCCTLGFSLWPVICLSKRTRRSIEKLLEWENSRLYHKLCLHWRLSKRKCETNNMMEYVILIEFLPKIPIFRPD; encoded by the exons ATGATGGAGGACTTTGACGAGATCtacgaagaggaggaggaagaggaggacgaggacaggGCCGCGGAGGAGCAGCTCCTCAAGTACGCTCCGGACCCGGTGGTGGTGCGAGGATCCGGCCACGTCACTGT GTTTGGGCTTAGCAACAAATTTGAGTCAGAATTTCCTTCAGCACTTACAGGGAAG GTGGCGCCGGAGGAATTCAAAGCCAGTATCAATCGCGTAAACAGCTGCCTGAGGAAGACGCTGCCGGTGAACGTGCGGTGGCTCCTGTGcggctgcctctgctgctgctgcacgttgGGCTTTAGTTTGTGGCCTGTGATCTGCCTCAGCAAGAGG ACAAGAAGATCGATAGAGAAGCTCCTGGAGTGGGAGAACAGCAGACTTTACCACAAG TTGTGTTTGCATTGGAGACTAAGCAAAAGGAAGTGTGAAACCAACAACATGATGGAATAT GTAATCCTAATAGAGTTCCTACCTAAGATCCCCATCTTCAGACCGGATTAG
- the LOC118124106 gene encoding uncharacterized protein LOC118124106, translated as MKCVVVLLSLLSVGRSAPGSSCDSLVQPITISNEQMLGRWLYIGGSTDLPGSRSLGHLLTSIWLDVAATSHSNILNIIQTQRIYSECSSLTYNVTFENSTMLIEQPFYLKEVYLPTECSDCLVVYEEVLSGKDTFTSLLLFSRRKSVSAVAQEMLMRQAECLRMQSPIMINPNYEICPDNIPPSEGLSALNSLFEAKMGHRVARLLDTFFDMFVN; from the exons AtgaagtgtgttgttgtgttgctgagTCTCCTCTCAGTGGGACGCTCGGCTCCTGGGAGCAGCTGCGACAGTCTGGTTCAACCAATCACCATCAGCAATGAACAG ATGCTTGGTAGGTGGCTGTACATCGGGGGGAGCACTGACCTCCCGGGAAGCCGCTCGCTGGGCCACCTGCTGACCAGTATCTGGTTGGATGTCGCTGCCACTTCCCACAGCAACATCCTGAACATCATCCAGACTCAGAGAAT ATACAGTGAATGTTCGAGCTTAACGTACAACGTGACCTTTGAGAACAGCACGATGTTAATAG agcAACCTTTCTACCTGAAGGAAGTCTATCTGCCGACTGAATGCTCCGACTGTCTGGTCGTCTATGAAGAAGTTCTCTCTGGCAAAGACACGTTTACCAGTCTTCTGCTTTTCA GCAGGAGAAAGAGCGTCTCTGCCGTCGCTCAGGAGATGCTCATGAGACAAGCAGAATGTCTCCGCATGCAGTCGCCCATAATGATAAACCCGAACTACG aaatcTGTCCGGACAACATCCCGCCCTCAGAGGGACTCAGCGCACTCAACTCCTTGTTTGAGGCCAAGATGGGACATCGAGTTGCGAGACTTCTGGACACTTTTTTTGATATGTTTGTGAACTGA